The following coding sequences are from one Streptomyces venezuelae window:
- a CDS encoding tryptophan halogenase family protein yields the protein MTHAPVRDVVIVGGGTAGWMTAAYLTAAFGDRINVTLVESADVGTIGVGEATFSDIRHFFEFLGLAERDWMPACNATYKLAVRFEDWREPGHHFYHPFEQLRSVKGFPLTDWWLRYPTSDRFDVDCFVMASLIDGNRSPRYLDNRLLEQDFVEGEAAPNTIAEYQGAQFPYAYHFEAHLLAKYLTKYATQRGVRHVVDNVVDVGLDERGWLSHVQTAEHGRLEGDLFVDCTGFRGLLLNKALEEPFVSYQDTLPNDSAVALQVPMDMDKDPIRPCTTATAQDAGWIWTIPLISRIGTGYVYARDYMDPEEAERTLRAFVGPAAADVPANHIRMRIGRSRRSWVNNCVAIGLSSGFVEPLESTGIFFIHYAIEQLVKYYPAGDWDLTLREQYNNALMNVMDGVREFLVLHYRGAKRADNQYWRDTKTRAIPDALAERLELWESKVPDTGTVYPRYHGLPPYSYNCILLGTGGIPVRPSPALDLIDEKAALAEFQAIKDKARSLVRTLPTQNAYFKRMRDGV from the coding sequence ATGACGCATGCTCCCGTACGCGACGTCGTCATCGTCGGTGGCGGCACGGCCGGCTGGATGACGGCCGCGTATCTGACGGCGGCCTTCGGCGACCGCATCAACGTCACGCTCGTGGAGTCGGCGGACGTCGGCACCATCGGCGTCGGCGAGGCCACGTTCAGCGACATCAGGCACTTCTTCGAGTTCCTCGGCCTGGCCGAGCGGGACTGGATGCCCGCCTGCAACGCCACGTACAAACTCGCGGTCCGCTTCGAGGACTGGCGTGAACCCGGACACCACTTCTACCACCCCTTCGAGCAGCTCAGGTCGGTCAAGGGGTTCCCGCTCACCGACTGGTGGCTGCGGTATCCCACGAGCGACCGGTTCGACGTGGACTGCTTCGTGATGGCGTCCCTCATCGACGGCAACCGCAGCCCCCGCTACCTCGACAACCGCCTGCTCGAACAGGACTTCGTCGAGGGCGAGGCCGCACCGAACACCATCGCCGAGTACCAGGGCGCCCAGTTCCCGTACGCCTACCACTTCGAGGCGCACCTCCTCGCCAAGTACCTGACGAAGTACGCCACCCAGCGCGGCGTGCGGCACGTCGTCGACAACGTCGTGGACGTCGGTCTCGATGAGCGCGGCTGGCTCTCACACGTGCAGACCGCCGAACACGGGCGCCTGGAGGGCGACCTCTTCGTCGACTGCACGGGTTTCCGCGGCCTCCTGCTCAACAAGGCCCTCGAAGAACCGTTCGTCTCCTACCAGGACACCCTGCCCAACGACAGCGCGGTCGCCCTGCAGGTCCCCATGGACATGGACAAGGACCCCATCCGCCCCTGCACCACCGCGACCGCCCAGGACGCCGGATGGATCTGGACCATCCCGCTGATCAGCAGGATCGGCACCGGCTACGTCTACGCACGCGACTACATGGACCCCGAAGAGGCCGAACGCACCCTGCGCGCGTTCGTCGGCCCCGCCGCGGCCGACGTGCCCGCCAACCACATCCGGATGCGGATCGGCCGCAGCCGCCGCTCCTGGGTCAACAACTGCGTGGCCATCGGTCTGTCCAGCGGCTTCGTCGAGCCGCTGGAGTCGACCGGGATCTTCTTCATCCACTACGCGATCGAGCAGCTCGTCAAGTACTACCCGGCGGGCGACTGGGACCTCACGCTGCGCGAGCAGTACAACAACGCGCTGATGAACGTGATGGACGGCGTACGGGAGTTCCTCGTCCTCCACTACCGCGGCGCGAAGCGCGCGGACAACCAGTACTGGCGGGACACCAAGACCCGCGCCATCCCCGACGCGCTCGCCGAGCGCCTCGAACTGTGGGAGAGCAAGGTCCCCGACACCGGCACGGTCTACCCCCGCTACCACGGTCTGCCGCCCTACTCGTACAACTGCATCCTCCTCGGCACCGGCGGCATCCCCGTCCGGCCCTCGCCCGCCCTCGACCTGATCGACGAGAAGGCGGCGCTCGCCGAGTTCCAGGCCATCAAGGACAAGGCGCGGTCGCTGGTCCGGACGCTGCCCACGCAGAACGCCTACTTCAAACGCATGCGCGACGGGGTGTGA
- a CDS encoding ABC transporter permease — protein sequence MTAIKELERAAAPEPPEPPRRPKPARMNPADVLRVGGSGLRSRPMRVFLSALGIAIGIAAMVGVVGISTSSTEDLDRRLRALGTNLLTVTPGQNFSGGEAHLPEGSVDMIAAMDDVESVSALGKTSAKVYRSDHTPVEETGGLNVSAARTDLPKSVGAEIVDGRWLNAANSRYPAVVLGPKAAEQLGVHRAGDDVKVWIGGRWFTVLGLLAPNELVPSLDSSALVGWSVAERELDFDGSPTTIFTRADESSVNDVQEVLGATTNPENPNEANVSRPSDALAAKEATDDALSGLLLGLGGVALLVGGVGVANTMVISVLERRSEIGLRRSLGATRGQIRTQFLAEALLLSALGGLGGVLLGIAVTGGYASYQGWPSVVPVWAMAGGVGATLVIGGLAGFYPAVRAARLPPTEALATT from the coding sequence ATGACCGCGATCAAGGAGCTGGAGCGCGCCGCGGCCCCCGAGCCGCCCGAGCCCCCACGACGGCCGAAGCCCGCCCGGATGAACCCCGCCGACGTGCTGCGGGTCGGCGGCTCCGGGCTGCGCTCCCGGCCGATGCGGGTGTTCCTCTCGGCGCTCGGCATCGCCATCGGCATCGCCGCGATGGTCGGCGTGGTCGGCATCTCCACCTCCTCCACCGAGGACCTCGACCGCAGGCTGCGGGCGCTCGGCACCAACCTCCTGACGGTGACCCCGGGGCAGAACTTCAGCGGCGGCGAGGCCCACCTGCCGGAGGGGTCGGTCGACATGATCGCGGCGATGGACGACGTAGAGTCGGTCTCCGCCCTCGGCAAGACGAGCGCCAAGGTGTACCGCAGCGACCACACGCCCGTGGAGGAGACCGGCGGCCTCAACGTGTCTGCGGCCCGCACGGACCTGCCGAAGTCGGTCGGCGCGGAAATCGTCGACGGCCGCTGGCTCAACGCCGCCAACAGCCGCTACCCGGCGGTCGTCCTCGGTCCCAAGGCCGCCGAGCAACTCGGGGTGCACCGGGCGGGGGACGACGTGAAGGTCTGGATCGGCGGCCGCTGGTTCACCGTCCTCGGCCTGCTCGCCCCGAACGAACTCGTGCCCTCGCTGGACTCGTCCGCCCTCGTGGGCTGGTCCGTCGCGGAGCGCGAACTGGACTTCGACGGCTCGCCGACCACCATCTTCACGCGCGCCGACGAGTCGTCCGTCAACGACGTGCAGGAGGTGCTCGGCGCCACCACCAACCCCGAGAACCCCAACGAGGCCAACGTCTCCCGGCCCTCGGACGCGCTGGCCGCCAAGGAGGCCACCGACGACGCCCTGAGCGGACTGCTGCTCGGCCTCGGCGGGGTGGCCCTGCTCGTGGGCGGCGTCGGCGTCGCCAACACCATGGTCATCTCCGTCCTGGAACGCCGCTCCGAGATCGGCCTGCGCCGCTCGCTCGGGGCCACCCGCGGCCAGATCCGCACCCAGTTCCTGGCCGAGGCCCTGCTCCTGTCCGCGCTCGGCGGCCTCGGCGGTGTCCTGCTCGGCATCGCCGTCACCGGCGGCTACGCCTCATACCAGGGCTGGCCCTCCGTCGTCCCCGTCTGGGCGATGGCCGGCGGCGTCGGCGCCACGCTCGTCATCGGCGGTCTCGCCGGGTTCTACCCGGCGGTACGCGCGGCACGGCTGCCCCCGACCGAGGCCCTGGCGACGACATGA
- a CDS encoding cation:proton antiporter gives MPHAGPPAATELLSAAPVPPIAAHPLLIFLLQVGVLLLLAIMLGRLASRCGLPPIVGELSAGVLLGPSLFGWVAPDAAAWLLPSDPAQVHLLDAVGQIAVLLLVGLTGIEMDLRMIRRRGGTALRVSLAGLLVPLALGVGLGHPVAHMLGIDTSDRQMFAFFLGVAMCVSAIPVIAKTLMDMDLIHRDVGQLTLAAGMIDDTFGWLMLSVVSAMTVGGLTAGVFAEAVGSLLLVLLIALIVGRPLVRRALRLCKGSDERTVSAAAAMILLAAAGTQSLGLEAVFGAYLCGMLIGSSGEFDRARTGSLRMVVLAVLAPVFFATAGLRIDLRALTEPAVLGAALIVLVIAVLGKFAGAYIGARLSRLSRWEALALGAGMNARGVIEIIVAMVGLRLGILDTRTYTIIVLVAVVTSVMAPPLLKAAVKRIDCTPEEQRRHVAWRGARERGSPEPGGPARGSPAERGSPERAET, from the coding sequence GTGCCCCACGCCGGCCCGCCCGCGGCCACCGAGCTGCTGTCGGCCGCCCCCGTGCCGCCGATCGCGGCCCACCCCCTGCTGATCTTCCTGCTGCAGGTCGGTGTGCTGCTGCTCCTCGCGATCATGCTCGGCAGGCTGGCCTCGCGCTGCGGACTCCCGCCCATCGTCGGGGAGTTGAGCGCGGGCGTGCTCCTCGGCCCGTCCCTCTTCGGCTGGGTGGCACCGGACGCCGCGGCCTGGCTCCTGCCGTCCGACCCGGCCCAGGTGCACCTGCTCGACGCCGTCGGACAGATCGCGGTCCTCCTCCTCGTCGGGCTCACCGGCATCGAGATGGACCTGCGGATGATCCGACGCAGGGGCGGCACGGCACTGCGCGTCAGCCTGGCCGGGCTGCTCGTGCCGCTCGCCCTCGGCGTCGGCCTGGGCCATCCCGTGGCGCACATGCTCGGCATCGACACCTCCGACCGCCAGATGTTCGCGTTCTTCCTGGGCGTCGCCATGTGTGTCAGCGCCATCCCCGTCATCGCCAAGACGCTGATGGACATGGACCTCATCCACCGCGACGTGGGCCAGCTGACGCTCGCCGCGGGAATGATCGACGACACCTTCGGCTGGCTCATGCTCTCCGTGGTCTCCGCGATGACCGTGGGCGGCCTCACGGCGGGTGTCTTCGCCGAGGCCGTCGGCTCGCTCCTGCTGGTCCTCCTGATCGCGCTGATCGTCGGCCGCCCGCTCGTCCGCAGAGCCCTGCGCCTGTGCAAGGGCTCGGACGAGCGGACGGTGTCCGCGGCCGCCGCGATGATCCTGCTCGCGGCGGCCGGCACCCAGTCACTGGGTCTCGAAGCGGTCTTCGGCGCGTATCTGTGCGGCATGCTCATCGGCTCCAGCGGGGAGTTCGACCGGGCCCGCACGGGGTCGCTGCGCATGGTCGTCCTCGCCGTCCTCGCGCCCGTCTTCTTCGCGACCGCGGGGCTCCGCATCGACCTGCGCGCGCTCACCGAACCCGCGGTGCTCGGGGCCGCCCTGATCGTGCTCGTCATCGCCGTCCTCGGGAAGTTCGCGGGCGCGTACATCGGCGCGCGGCTCAGCAGACTCAGCCGATGGGAGGCGCTCGCGCTCGGCGCGGGCATGAACGCCCGCGGTGTCATCGAGATCATCGTCGCGATGGTCGGGCTGCGGCTCGGCATCCTCGACACCAGGACGTACACGATCATCGTCCTGGTCGCGGTGGTCACCTCCGTCATGGCGCCGCCGCTGCTCAAGGCGGCCGTGAAACGCATCGACTGCACTCCGGAGGAGCAGCGCAGGCACGTGGCGTGGCGCGGGGCGCGGGAGCGGGGGAGTCCGGAGCCGGGGGGCCCGGCGCGCGGGAGTCCGGCGGAGCGGGGGAGTCCGGAGCGGGCGGAGACCTGA
- a CDS encoding flavin reductase family protein, with translation MDIEFRDMMASFPTGVSVVTARDGSAGPRGMTCSSLCSISVNPPTLLTCLRSGSPTLRAVTDSGAFAVNLLHGEAGWVAALFASGAPDRFERVAWRPFGRGRSPALVEAAHAVAECTVERTHPSGDHVIVVGAVRAVERLRHESALLYGFRRYSELAPSPGEPAVGALTERGG, from the coding sequence ATGGACATCGAGTTCCGCGACATGATGGCGTCGTTCCCGACCGGTGTGTCGGTCGTGACGGCCCGGGACGGCAGCGCGGGGCCCCGGGGGATGACGTGCTCCTCGCTGTGCAGCATCAGCGTGAACCCGCCGACGCTGTTGACGTGCCTGCGCAGCGGCAGCCCGACGCTGAGAGCGGTGACCGACAGCGGCGCGTTCGCGGTCAACCTGCTGCACGGCGAGGCGGGCTGGGTCGCCGCGCTCTTCGCGTCCGGGGCACCCGACCGCTTCGAACGCGTCGCCTGGCGGCCCTTCGGCCGCGGGCGCAGCCCCGCGCTCGTCGAAGCCGCGCACGCCGTCGCCGAATGCACCGTCGAACGCACCCACCCCTCCGGCGACCACGTGATCGTCGTCGGAGCGGTGCGCGCGGTCGAGCGCCTGCGCCACGAGAGCGCCCTGCTCTACGGCTTCCGGCGCTACAGCGAACTCGCCCCGTCCCCGGGTGAACCGGCCGTGGGGGCCCTCACCGAACGGGGCGGGTGA
- a CDS encoding peptidoglycan-binding protein produces MTGRDETEALSVAGEPSGALERHSSGEVSTKRHGSGEVSTKRHGAVDTAEEPSTDTRPQTRDLETSLTAEAATAPDTASGGGSDDGDAAPHGNGRRRRPLRTSLIALAAITVAAAAGVAATGTIGGDGGDSGSSAPSGPPATAKVERTTLTDTETVDGNLGYGDATTVQAPASPSGTGDGQSGQGQSGQGQSGRSDQSGQGSSAAGSAGDGIVTWVPEEGRRIERGDTVYRVDQQRIPLLYGSFPLYRTLRSGSEGDDVEMLEKNLRALGYKGFTVDDTYNSATAEAVKEWQDDLNREETGTVAAGDAVVADGARRVADVKTSPGAALSGNVLSWTGTQRIVGVDLDVQFEDLVGKGTEVTVELPDNTTVRAEVTDIGTPSTSQGDDSADGSGSGSGDSGSGGSDDKATLPVELTVKDQKGLGRYQAAAVQVTLKAESRKDVLVVPVSALVAQRGGGYAVEVVTADGTEYRPVELGMFADSRVEVSGKGIKEGTVVGVPK; encoded by the coding sequence GTGACCGGCCGCGACGAGACCGAAGCGCTGTCCGTGGCCGGCGAGCCGTCCGGCGCGCTGGAACGGCACAGCTCGGGCGAGGTGTCCACGAAGCGGCACGGATCCGGCGAGGTGTCGACGAAGCGGCACGGAGCGGTCGACACCGCCGAGGAACCCTCCACGGACACCCGCCCGCAGACCCGCGACCTCGAGACGTCCCTGACCGCGGAGGCCGCCACCGCGCCGGACACCGCGTCAGGTGGCGGCTCCGACGACGGCGACGCGGCGCCGCACGGCAACGGCCGCAGGCGCCGCCCGCTGCGCACCTCGCTGATCGCGCTCGCCGCGATCACCGTCGCCGCGGCGGCAGGTGTCGCCGCCACCGGGACCATCGGCGGCGACGGCGGCGACTCCGGGAGCTCCGCGCCCTCGGGACCGCCCGCCACGGCGAAGGTGGAGCGCACGACGCTGACCGACACCGAGACCGTCGACGGCAACCTCGGCTACGGCGACGCGACGACCGTGCAGGCACCGGCCTCGCCCTCCGGCACGGGCGACGGGCAGTCGGGCCAGGGCCAGTCCGGCCAAGGACAGTCCGGTCGGTCCGACCAGTCCGGCCAGGGCTCCTCCGCCGCGGGGAGCGCGGGCGACGGCATCGTCACCTGGGTGCCCGAGGAGGGCAGGAGGATCGAGCGCGGCGACACCGTCTACCGCGTCGACCAGCAGCGGATCCCGCTCCTGTACGGCTCGTTCCCGCTCTACCGGACCCTGCGGTCCGGCAGCGAGGGCGACGACGTCGAGATGCTGGAGAAGAACCTCCGCGCCCTCGGCTACAAGGGGTTCACCGTCGACGACACGTACAACTCCGCGACCGCCGAGGCCGTCAAGGAGTGGCAGGACGACCTGAACCGCGAGGAGACCGGCACCGTGGCCGCCGGGGACGCCGTGGTGGCCGACGGCGCCCGGCGCGTCGCCGACGTGAAGACCTCGCCCGGCGCCGCCCTCAGCGGCAACGTCCTGTCCTGGACCGGCACCCAGCGGATCGTCGGTGTCGACCTGGACGTGCAGTTCGAGGACCTGGTGGGGAAAGGCACCGAAGTCACCGTCGAACTCCCCGACAACACCACCGTCCGGGCCGAGGTCACGGACATCGGGACGCCCTCCACCTCCCAGGGCGACGACTCCGCGGACGGCTCGGGCTCCGGCTCCGGCGACTCCGGTTCCGGGGGCTCCGACGACAAGGCCACGCTGCCCGTCGAGCTGACGGTGAAGGACCAGAAGGGCCTCGGCCGCTACCAGGCCGCCGCCGTCCAGGTCACGCTGAAGGCCGAGTCCCGCAAGGACGTCCTCGTGGTCCCGGTGAGCGCCCTGGTGGCGCAGCGCGGCGGAGGGTACGCGGTGGAGGTCGTCACCGCCGACGGGACCGAGTACCGCCCGGTCGAGCTCGGCATGTTCGCGGACAGCAGGGTCGAGGTGTCCGGCAAGGGCATCAAGGAAGGCACCGTCGTGGGGGTACCCAAGTGA
- a CDS encoding ferredoxin — protein MEVHVDRGRCAGSGLCMSYVPAVFDQSEDDGKVLLKAARPEPGTAAAVRGAAARCPAGAITLSGRDAPGGTDTRGR, from the coding sequence ATGGAGGTACACGTCGACCGCGGCCGGTGCGCGGGCTCCGGCCTGTGCATGAGCTACGTTCCCGCCGTGTTCGACCAGTCGGAGGACGACGGGAAAGTGCTGCTCAAAGCGGCGCGGCCCGAACCGGGAACGGCCGCGGCCGTGCGCGGCGCCGCCGCGCGATGCCCGGCAGGCGCGATCACGCTGAGCGGCAGGGACGCGCCGGGCGGCACGGACACGCGCGGTCGCTAG
- a CDS encoding ABC transporter ATP-binding protein — translation MTSYAPEPATVADRPVVELTGVSKTYEDVAALRGADLLIRRGELLAIVGPSGSGKSTMLNIMGTLDRPSAGRVRIDGHDVADLTDRELSALRADTIGFVFQQFHLAFGVPALDSVADGLLYSGRPRGERRRLAERALRRVGLGHRLYHEPHQLSGGEKQRVAIARAVLGDPPLLLADEPTGALDSRSGAVVIELLHELHEAGTTVVVITHDRDIAATLPREVRLKDGRIEHDSLIADGSPAPHVSQDALVPQEALR, via the coding sequence TTGACCTCGTACGCCCCCGAGCCCGCCACCGTCGCGGACCGGCCCGTGGTCGAGCTGACGGGCGTCTCCAAGACGTACGAGGACGTCGCCGCCCTGCGCGGCGCCGACCTGCTCATCCGGCGCGGTGAACTCCTCGCCATCGTCGGCCCCTCGGGGTCCGGCAAGTCCACGATGCTCAACATCATGGGCACCTTGGACCGCCCGTCGGCGGGCCGCGTCCGCATCGACGGACACGACGTGGCGGACCTGACCGACCGTGAACTGTCCGCGCTGCGGGCCGACACCATCGGCTTCGTCTTCCAGCAGTTCCACCTCGCCTTCGGCGTACCGGCGCTGGACAGCGTCGCGGACGGGCTGCTCTACAGCGGCAGGCCGCGCGGCGAGCGCCGCCGCCTCGCCGAACGGGCGCTGCGCCGCGTCGGCCTCGGCCACCGCCTCTACCACGAGCCGCACCAGCTGTCCGGCGGCGAGAAGCAGCGCGTGGCCATCGCCCGCGCCGTGCTCGGCGACCCGCCGCTGCTGCTCGCCGACGAACCGACCGGCGCGCTCGACTCACGGTCGGGAGCCGTCGTCATCGAGCTGCTGCACGAGCTGCACGAGGCCGGGACGACCGTCGTGGTCATCACCCACGACCGGGACATCGCGGCGACCCTGCCCCGCGAGGTGCGCCTCAAGGACGGCCGGATCGAACACGACTCGCTCATCGCCGACGGCAGCCCCGCCCCGCACGTTTCCCAGGACGCCCTCGTGCCGCAGGAGGCCCTGCGATGA
- a CDS encoding cytochrome P450 — protein sequence MSKAVSTSAHTRRNGIEPVPELVELGARTPIVELDTGGRAPSRHWLATGYEEVRAVLGDDRFSMLPSDDGRNGGKRQIEVGNLRQYDPPEHTRLRRMLTPEFTMRRIRRLEPFIEEIVEHCLDALEGAGRPADLIRHFAWPIPGLVGCALLGVPRDDAAEIARNLNISRTGTGFGRHTSREERERQRAAVNAYMTYMRRLIRQKRRDPGDDLLGMLIRRHGDDLNDEELTGMAAAIMGSGLEDIGGMLGLGPLALLEHPDQLALFQDRPDLLDSAVEELIRYVSSVQNATPRTALEDVTVGGQLIRAGESVICSLLAVSRDPAGGAASNGVPQDTLDITRDNSGHLAFGHGVHHCIGAVLARVELRIAISALFRRFPGLSLAGPAEEIRFRTWTPNYGVDELLVRW from the coding sequence ATGTCGAAGGCAGTGAGCACGTCCGCGCATACCCGCAGGAACGGCATCGAACCCGTACCGGAACTCGTCGAACTCGGCGCGCGCACTCCCATCGTCGAACTGGACACCGGCGGCCGCGCACCGAGCCGCCACTGGCTCGCGACCGGTTACGAGGAGGTGCGGGCCGTCCTCGGCGACGACAGGTTCAGCATGCTGCCGTCCGACGACGGCAGGAACGGGGGGAAGCGCCAGATCGAGGTCGGCAACCTGCGCCAGTACGACCCGCCCGAGCACACGCGGCTGCGCCGCATGCTCACACCGGAGTTCACGATGCGGCGGATCCGCAGGCTGGAACCCTTCATCGAGGAGATCGTCGAGCACTGCCTCGACGCGCTGGAAGGCGCCGGCAGGCCCGCCGACCTCATCCGGCACTTCGCCTGGCCCATCCCCGGCCTGGTCGGCTGCGCACTCCTCGGAGTGCCCCGCGACGACGCGGCGGAGATCGCCCGCAACCTCAACATCAGCAGGACCGGCACCGGCTTCGGCCGGCACACCAGCCGTGAGGAACGCGAACGCCAACGGGCCGCGGTCAACGCGTACATGACGTACATGCGCAGGCTCATCCGGCAGAAGCGCCGCGACCCCGGCGACGACCTGCTCGGCATGCTCATCCGGCGGCACGGCGACGACCTCAACGACGAAGAGCTGACCGGCATGGCCGCCGCCATCATGGGCTCCGGCCTCGAGGACATCGGCGGCATGCTCGGCCTCGGCCCGCTGGCACTCCTCGAACACCCCGACCAGCTGGCCCTGTTCCAGGACCGGCCCGACCTGCTCGACTCCGCAGTCGAGGAACTCATCCGCTACGTATCGTCGGTGCAGAACGCCACACCCCGCACCGCCCTGGAGGACGTGACCGTCGGCGGGCAGCTGATCAGGGCGGGCGAGTCCGTCATCTGCTCTCTGCTCGCGGTGAGCCGCGACCCGGCGGGCGGCGCCGCGTCGAACGGCGTACCGCAGGACACACTCGACATCACCCGCGACAACTCCGGGCACCTGGCGTTCGGCCACGGCGTCCACCACTGCATCGGCGCGGTCCTCGCCCGCGTCGAACTCCGCATCGCGATATCGGCGCTGTTTCGCAGGTTCCCCGGGCTGTCACTCGCAGGGCCCGCCGAAGAAATCCGCTTCCGCACCTGGACACCCAATTATGGCGTCGACGAACTCCTGGTGCGGTGGTGA
- a CDS encoding cytochrome P450, with protein MPKPLDETEQSPLVETTPPGTLDRAWLATGYDEVRAILGDSDRFTTLPPADNIEDSRRLVQPGNLLHYDPPEHTRLRKMLTGEFTLRRVRTLEPLVESIVTERLDAMEGAAHPIDLVPHFVWPTTSLIGCTLLGIPRDDQAELARHLDTNRIDNPDRDQRDAAGNSYLVYLSKFTAQKRRNPGEDLLGRLIQRHGDDLTPAELTGTAATLLASFIQNVGGTLGLGILALLEHPDQLALLKERPELIDHAVEELIRSVSIISHASPRTALEDVTLAGKTVKAGEPVACSLLGANNTNSPGEPTEPIDITRDNSRHMAFGHGIHYCLGAPLTRMELRIAIAELLRRFPGVRLAAPRDELRFTSKAVETLPVAW; from the coding sequence ATGCCCAAGCCACTGGACGAAACCGAGCAGTCGCCGCTCGTCGAGACCACCCCTCCCGGGACCCTGGACCGCGCATGGCTCGCCACCGGATACGACGAGGTGCGGGCGATCCTCGGCGACTCGGACCGCTTCACCACACTGCCGCCCGCGGACAACATCGAGGACTCCAGGCGTCTCGTGCAGCCCGGCAACCTGCTGCACTACGACCCGCCGGAGCACACCCGGCTGCGGAAGATGCTCACCGGCGAGTTCACGCTCCGCAGGGTGCGCACCCTGGAACCCCTCGTCGAGAGCATCGTGACCGAGCGCCTCGACGCCATGGAGGGTGCCGCCCACCCCATCGACCTCGTACCGCACTTCGTCTGGCCCACCACCAGCCTCATCGGCTGCACCCTGCTCGGCATACCCCGCGACGACCAGGCCGAACTCGCCCGCCACCTCGACACCAACCGCATCGACAACCCCGACAGGGACCAGCGGGACGCGGCCGGCAACTCATACCTCGTCTACCTCAGCAAGTTCACCGCACAGAAGCGCCGCAACCCCGGAGAGGACCTGCTCGGCCGCCTCATCCAGCGCCACGGCGACGACCTCACACCCGCCGAACTCACCGGAACCGCCGCCACGCTCCTCGCCTCCTTCATCCAGAACGTGGGCGGCACGCTGGGGCTCGGCATCCTCGCCCTCCTGGAACACCCGGACCAGCTCGCCCTGCTCAAGGAGCGCCCGGAACTCATCGACCACGCGGTGGAGGAGCTGATCAGGAGCGTCTCGATCATCTCGCACGCCTCGCCCCGCACCGCCCTGGAGGACGTCACCCTCGCGGGCAAGACGGTCAAGGCAGGGGAGCCCGTGGCCTGTTCGCTGCTCGGCGCCAACAACACCAACTCGCCCGGGGAGCCGACGGAACCCATCGACATCACCCGGGACAACAGCCGCCACATGGCGTTCGGACACGGCATCCACTACTGCCTCGGGGCGCCGCTGACCAGGATGGAACTGCGCATCGCCATCGCGGAACTGCTCCGCAGGTTCCCCGGGGTACGGCTCGCCGCGCCGCGCGACGAACTCCGCTTCACGTCGAAGGCCGTGGAGACGCTGCCGGTGGCCTGGTGA
- a CDS encoding cytochrome P450, with protein sequence MPHESAPVPLHTRRTHFDPADDLRRLTADGPVTRVSLAPGAGGEPLWLVTGHEEVRRVLGDHTRFSTRRRFGSREPAGGDGERPDEGVGLLMDYDPPEHTRLRKMLTPEFTVRRMRRLQPRIEAIVAERLDIMERAGHPADLAELFASAIPGPVLCELIGVPRDDRDDFLRRCHAHLATGRGRQERTAAGSAFTRYLAALVARQRKNPDDGFLGMLVRDHGGDFTDKELRGICVLLMLAGLDNISGMLGLGALALLESPDQLALVRDDPAALDRAVEELLRYLSVPHAPTPRTAVEDITLGGRLIRAGDTVVCSIPLANRDPHLTADPDRLDLTREPVPHVAFGHGIHHCIGAALARMELRIAYTALLRRFPGLRLAVPAQDVAFRVRSTAYGVERLPVTW encoded by the coding sequence ATGCCGCACGAGAGCGCCCCGGTACCGCTGCACACCCGCCGCACGCACTTCGACCCCGCGGACGACCTGCGGCGCCTCACCGCCGACGGGCCCGTCACCCGCGTCAGCCTGGCACCCGGCGCGGGCGGCGAACCCCTGTGGCTGGTCACGGGACACGAAGAGGTGCGCAGGGTCCTCGGCGACCACACCCGGTTCTCCACCCGCCGCCGCTTCGGCTCACGCGAACCGGCCGGCGGCGACGGCGAACGGCCCGACGAAGGCGTCGGGCTCCTCATGGACTACGACCCGCCCGAACACACCCGGCTGCGCAAAATGCTCACGCCCGAATTCACGGTGCGGCGGATGCGCAGACTCCAGCCTCGCATCGAGGCCATCGTCGCCGAGCGCCTCGACATCATGGAGCGCGCCGGACACCCCGCCGACCTGGCGGAACTCTTCGCCTCCGCGATCCCGGGACCGGTGCTGTGCGAACTCATCGGCGTGCCGCGCGACGACCGCGACGACTTCCTGCGCCGCTGCCACGCCCACCTCGCCACGGGGCGCGGCCGCCAGGAGCGCACGGCCGCCGGATCCGCCTTCACCCGCTACCTCGCCGCCCTGGTGGCCCGGCAGCGCAAGAACCCCGACGACGGCTTCCTCGGCATGCTCGTCCGCGACCACGGCGGCGACTTCACCGACAAGGAACTGCGGGGCATCTGCGTCCTGCTGATGCTCGCCGGGCTCGACAACATCTCCGGAATGCTGGGCCTCGGCGCCCTCGCCCTCCTGGAGAGCCCGGACCAGCTCGCCCTCGTGCGCGACGATCCCGCCGCCCTGGACCGCGCCGTCGAGGAACTGCTCCGCTACCTGTCGGTGCCGCACGCCCCCACGCCCCGCACCGCCGTCGAGGACATCACCCTCGGCGGCAGGCTGATCAGAGCGGGCGACACCGTCGTCTGCTCGATCCCGCTGGCCAACCGCGACCCGCACCTGACCGCCGATCCCGACCGGCTCGACCTGACCAGGGAACCCGTGCCGCACGTCGCTTTCGGGCACGGCATCCACCACTGCATCGGCGCCGCCCTGGCCCGGATGGAACTCCGCATCGCGTACACGGCGCTGCTGCGGCGCTTCCCCGGACTGCGGCTCGCGGTGCCCGCACAGGACGTGGCATTCCGTGTCCGCTCGACCGCCTACGGGGTGGAGCGGCTGCCGGTCACCTGGTGA